In Vicugna pacos chromosome 10, VicPac4, whole genome shotgun sequence, the following proteins share a genomic window:
- the MADD gene encoding MAP kinase-activating death domain protein isoform X32: protein MVQKKKFCPRLLDYLVIVGARHPSSDSVAQTPELLRRYPLEDHPEFPLPPDVVFFCQPEGCLSVRQRRMSLRDDTSFVFTLTDKDTGVTRYGICVNFYRSFQKRMPKEKGDAGAGSRGKQGPRATCVSEEAGTENSESGSSLQPPSADSTSDVSQSPRGKHRAKAGSRSRNSTLTSLCVLSHYPFFSTFRECLYTLKRLVDCCSERLLGKKLGIPRGIQRDTMWRIFTGSLLVEEKSSALLHDLREIEAWIYRLLRSPVPVSGQKRVDIEVLPQELQQALTFALPDPSRFTLVDFPLHLPLELLGVDACLQVLTCILLEHKVVLQSRDYNALSMSVMAFVAMIYPLEYMFPVIPLLPTCMASAEQLLLAPTPYIIGVPASFFLYKLDFKMPDDVWLVDLDSNRVIAPTNAEVLPILPEPESLELKKHLKQALASMSLNTQPILNLEKFHEGQEIPLLLGRPSNDLQSTPSTEFNPLIYGNDVDSVDVATRVAMVRFFNSPNVLQGFQMHTRTLRLFPRPVVAFQAGSFLASRPRQTPFAEKLARTQAVEYFGEWILNPTNYAFQRIHNNMFDPALIGDKPKWYAHQLQPIHYRVYDSSSQLAEALRVPPERDSDSDPTDDSGSDSMDYDDSSSSYSSLGDFVSEMMKCDINGDTPNVDPLTHAALGDASEVAIDELQNPKEAEEPGPDGENSRENPPLRSSSSTTASSSPSTIIHGATSEPADSTEMDDKAAVGISKPFPSVPPSIGKSNVDKRQAEIGEGAQKLLRPNSLKLASDSDAESDSRASSPTSTVSNNSTEGFGGIMSFASSLYRNHSTSFSLSNLTLPAKGAREKTTPFPSLKGNRRALVDQKSSVIKHSPTVKREPPSPQGRSSNSSENQQFLKEVVHSVLDGQGVGWLNMKKVRRLLESEQLRVFVLSKLNRTVQSEDDARQDIIPDVEISRKVYKGMLDLLKCTVLSLEQSYAHAGLGGMASIFGLLEIAQTHYYSKEPDKRKRSPTESINTPVGKDPGLAGRGDAKAMAQLRVPQLGPRASSAPGRSPKELDTRSLKEENFVASVGPEVIKPVFDIGETEEKKSQVSADSGVSLTSGSQRTDPDSVIGVSPAVMIRSSSQDSEVSTVVSNSSGETLGADSDLSSNAGDGPGGEGGAHLAGSRGTLSDSEIETNSATSAIFGKAHSLKPSVKEKLVGSPVRSSEDVSQRVYLYEGLLGKERSTLWDQMQFWEDAFLDAVMLEREGMGMDQGPQEMIDRYLSLGEHDRKRLEDDEDRLLATLLHNLVSYMLLMKVNKNDIRKKVRRLMGKSHIGLVYSQQINEVLDQLANLNGRDLSIRSSGSRHMKKQTFVVHAGTDTNGDIFFMEVCDDCVVLRSNIGTVYERWWYEKLINMTYCPKTKVLCLWRRNGSETQLNKFYTKKCRELYYCVKDSMERAAARQQSIKPGPELGGEFPVQDMKTGEGGLLQVTLEGINLKFMHNQFLKLKKW, encoded by the exons ATGGTGCAAAAGAAGAAGTTCTGTCCTCGGTTACTTGACTATCTAGTGATCGTAGGGGCCAG GCACCCGAGCAGTGACAGTGTGGCCCAGACTCCAGAATTGCTAAGGCGGTACCCGTTAGAGGATCACCCTGAGTTTCCCCTGCCCCCAGATGTCGTGTTCTTCTGCCAGCCAGAGGGCTGTCTGAGTGTGCGGCAGCGGCGCATGAGCCTGCGGGACGACACCTCTTTTGTCTTCACTCTCACCGACAAGGACACTGGAGTCACGCGTTATGGCATCTGTGTTAACTTCTACCGCTCCTTCCAGAAACGCATGCCTAAGGAAAAGGGGGATGCTGGGGCAGGGTCCCGTGGGAAGCAAGGACCCCGTGCCACCTGCGTCTCAGAAGAGGCTGGCACTGAGAACTCAGAGAGTGGCTCGTCCCTGCAGCCTCCCAGTGCTGACTCCACCTCGGACGTGAGCCAGTCTCCTCGGGGCAAACACCGGGCCAAGGCAGGGAGCCGCTCCCGCAACAGCACTCTGACATCGCTGTGTGTGCTCAGCCACTACCCCTTCTTCTCCACCTTCCGAGAGTGTCTGTACACCCTCAAACGCCTGGTGGACTGCTGTAGTGAGCGGCTGCTGGGCAAGAAACTAGGTATCCCTCGAGGCATACAAAG GGACACCATGTGGCGCATCTTTACCGGATCATTGTTAGTAGAAGAGAAGTCAAGTGCCCTTCTGCATGACCTTCGAGAGATTGAGGCCTGGATTTATCGATTGCTGCGCTCCCCAGTACCCGTCTCCGGGCAGAAGCGAGTGGACATTGAGGTCCTACCCCAGGAGCTCCAGCAAGCTCTGACCTTTGCTCTTCCAGACCCCTCTCGATTCACCCTGGTAGATTTCCCACTGCACCTTCCCTTGGAACTTCTGGGTGTGGATGCCTGCCTTCAGGTGCTAACCTGCATCCTATTAGAGCACAAG GTGGTGCTACAGTCCCGAGACTACAACGCACTCTCCATGTCCGTGATGGCATTTGTGGCAATGATCTATCCCTTGGAGTATATGTTTCCTGTTATCCCACTGCTGCCCACCTGCATGGCATCTGCAGAACAG CTGCTGTTGGCTCCAACACCGTACATCATCGGGGTCCCTGCCAGCTTCTTCCTCTATAAATTGGACTTCAAAATGCCTGATGACGTATGGCTAGTGGATCTGGACAGCAACAGG GTGATTGCCCCCACCAATGCAGAAGTGCTGCCTATCCTGCCAGAACCAGAATCATTAGAGttgaaaaaacatttaaagcag GCTCTCGCCAGCATGAGTCTCAACACCCAGCCCATCCTCAATCTGGAGAAATTCCATGAGGGCCAAGAGATCCCTCTTCTCTTGGGAAGGCCTTCTAATGACCTGCAGTCCACACCTTCTACAGAATTCAACCCACTCATCTATGGCAATGATGTGGATTCTGTGGATGTCGCAACCAG AGTGGCCATGGTCCGTTTCTTCAACTCCCCCAACGTGCTGCAGGGCTTTCAGATGCACACACGTACCCTGCGTCTCTTCCCCCGGCCCGTGGTAGCTTTTCAAGCTGGCTCCTTTCTAGCCTCACGTCCCCGGCAGACTCCTTTTGCTGAGAAATTGGCCAGGACTCAGGCTGTGGAGTACTTTGGAGAATGGATCCTCAACCCCACCAACTATGCCTTTCAGCGAATTCACAACA ACATGTTCGATCCAGCCCTGATTGGCGACAAGCCAAAGTGGTACGCCCACCAGCTGCAGCCCATCCACTATCGGGTCTACGACAGCAGCTCCCAGCTGGCTGAGGCGCTGCGCGTGCCGCCAGAGCGCGACTCTGACTCTGACCCTACTGATGACAG TGGCAGTGATAGTATGGATTATGATGACTCAAGCTCTTCTTACTCCTCCCTTGGTGACTTTGTCAGTGAAATGATGAAATGTGACATCAATGGTGATACTCCTA ATGTGGATCCTCTGACACACGCAGCACTGGGGGACGCCAGTGAGGTAGCAATTGATGAGCTGCAAAACCCAAAGGAAGCAGAGGAGCCTGGCCCAGATGGCGAGAACTCTCGGGAAAACCCCCCTCTGCGTTCTAGCTCCAGCACCACCGCCAGCAGTAGCCCCAGCACCATCATCCATGGAGCCACTTCT GAACCTGCCGACTCAACAGAGATGGATGATAAGGCAGCAGTGGGCATCTCCAAGCCCTTCCCCTCTGTGCCTCCCAGCATTGGCAAATCGAACGTGGACAAGCGTCAGGCAGAAATTGGAGAGGG GGCTCAAAAGCTGCTGCGGCCCAACAGCTTGAAACTGGCAAGCGACTCAGATGCAGAGTCAGACTCTCGAGCGAGCTCGCCCACCTCCACCGTCTCCAACAACAGCACCGAAGGCTTCGGGGGCATCATGTCTTTCGCCA GCAGCCTCTATCGGAATCACAGCACGAGCTTCAGTCTTTCAAACCTCACCCTGCCTGCCAAAGGTGCCCGAGAGAAGACCACCCCCTTCCCCAGTCTGAAAG gaaacagaaggGCCTTAGTCGACCAGAAGTCATCTGTCATTAAACACAGCCCAACAGTGAAAAGAGAGCCTCCATCACCTCAGGgtcgatccagcaattccag TGAGAACCAGCAGTTCCTGAAGGAGGTGGTGCACAGCGTGCTGGATGGCCAGGGAGTTGGCTGGCTCAACATGAAGAAGGTGCGACGGCTGCTGGAGAGCGAGCAGCTGCGAGTCTTTGTCCTGAGCAAGCTGAATCGCACAGTGCAGTCAGAGGACGATGCCCGGCAGGACATCATCCCAGATGTG GAGATCAGTCGGAAGGTATACAAGGGCATGTTAGACCTGCTCAAGTGCACGGTCCTCAGTCTGGAGCAGTCCTATGCCCACGCAGGTCTGGGAGGCATGGCCAGCATCTTTGGGCTTCTGGAGATCGCCCAGACCCACTACTATAGTAAAG AACCAGACAAGCGGAAGAGGAGTCCAACAGAGAGCATAAACACACCAGTTGGCAAGGACCCTGGCCTGGCTGGGCGGGGAGACGCGAAAGCCATGGCACAGCTGAGAGTTCCCCAGCTGGGGCCCCGGGCATCGAGTGCTCCAGGAAGGAGTCCCAAGGAATTGGACACCAGAAGTTTAAAGGAAGAGAATTTTGTAGCATCTGTTG GGCCTGAAGTAATCAAACCTGTCTTTGACATTGGTGAGACGGAGGAGAAGAAGTCCCAGGTCAGCGCAGACAGTGGTGTGAGCCTGACATCTGGTTCCCAG AGGACTGATCCAGACTCTGTCATCGGTGTGAGTCCAGCTGTTATGATCCGAAGCTCAAGTCAGGACTCTGAAGTTAGCACCGTG gtGAGCAATAGCTCTGGAGAGACCCTTGGGGCGGACAGTGACCTGAGCAGCAACGCAGGTGATGGACCAGGCGGTGAGGGCGGCGCCCACTTGGCGGGCTCTCGGGGCACTTTGTCTGATAGTGAAATTGAAACCAACTCTGCCACCAGCGCCATCTTT GGTAAAGCCCACAGCTTGAAGCCAAGTGTAAAGGAGAAGCTGGTGGGCAGCCCAGTTCGCTCTTCTGAAGATGTAAGCCAGCGAGTCTATCTCTACGAAGGACTCTTAG GCAAAGAGCGTTCTACTTTGTGGGACCAAATGCAGTTCTGGGAAGATGCGTTCTTAGATGCTGTGATGTTGGAGAGAGAAGGGATGGGTATGGACCAGGGCCCTCAGGAAATGATAGACAG GTACCTGTCCCTGGGAGAGCATGACCGGAAGCGCCTAGAGGATGATGAAGATCGTTTGCTGGCCACACTCTTGCACAACCTCGTCTCCTACATGCTGCTGATGAAG GTAAATAAGAATGACATCCGGAAGAAGGTGAGGCGCCTGATGGGAAAGTCCCACATTGGGCTTGTGTACAGCCAGCAAATCAACGAAGTGCTCGACCAGCTGGCAAACCTG AATGGACGTGATCTCTCTATCCGGTCCAGTGGCAGCCGGCACATGAAGAAGCAGACATTTGTGGTACATGCGGGGACAGACACAAATGGAGACATCTTTTTCATGGAG
- the MADD gene encoding MAP kinase-activating death domain protein isoform X16 has product MVQKKKFCPRLLDYLVIVGARHPSSDSVAQTPELLRRYPLEDHPEFPLPPDVVFFCQPEGCLSVRQRRMSLRDDTSFVFTLTDKDTGVTRYGICVNFYRSFQKRMPKEKGDAGAGSRGKQGPRATCVSEEAGTENSESGSSLQPPSADSTSDVSQSPRGKHRAKAGSRSRNSTLTSLCVLSHYPFFSTFRECLYTLKRLVDCCSERLLGKKLGIPRGIQRDTMWRIFTGSLLVEEKSSALLHDLREIEAWIYRLLRSPVPVSGQKRVDIEVLPQELQQALTFALPDPSRFTLVDFPLHLPLELLGVDACLQVLTCILLEHKVVLQSRDYNALSMSVMAFVAMIYPLEYMFPVIPLLPTCMASAEQLLLAPTPYIIGVPASFFLYKLDFKMPDDVWLVDLDSNRVIAPTNAEVLPILPEPESLELKKHLKQALASMSLNTQPILNLEKFHEGQEIPLLLGRPSNDLQSTPSTEFNPLIYGNDVDSVDVATRVAMVRFFNSPNVLQGFQMHTRTLRLFPRPVVAFQAGSFLASRPRQTPFAEKLARTQAVEYFGEWILNPTNYAFQRIHNNMFDPALIGDKPKWYAHQLQPIHYRVYDSSSQLAEALRVPPERDSDSDPTDDSGSDSMDYDDSSSSYSSLGDFVSEMMKCDINGDTPNVDPLTHAALGDASEVAIDELQNPKEAEEPGPDGENSRENPPLRSSSSTTASSSPSTIIHGATSEPADSTEMDDKAAVGISKPFPSVPPSIGKSNVDKRQAEIGEGSVRRRIYDNPYFEPQYGLSPEEDDEEQGESYTPRFSQHVNGNRAQKLLRPNSLKLASDSDAESDSRASSPTSTVSNNSTEGFGGIMSFASSLYRNHSTSFSLSNLTLPAKGAREKTTPFPSLKVFGLNTLMEIVTEAGPGSGEGNRRALVDQKSSVIKHSPTVKREPPSPQGRSSNSSENQQFLKEVVHSVLDGQGVGWLNMKKVRRLLESEQLRVFVLSKLNRTVQSEDDARQDIIPDVEISRKVYKGMLDLLKCTVLSLEQSYAHAGLGGMASIFGLLEIAQTHYYSKEPDKRKRSPTESINTPVGKDPGLAGRGDAKAMAQLRVPQLGPRASSAPGRSPKELDTRSLKEENFVASVGPEVIKPVFDIGETEEKKSQVSADSGVSLTSGSQRTDPDSVIGVSPAVMIRSSSQDSEVSTVVSNSSGETLGADSDLSSNAGDGPGGEGGAHLAGSRGTLSDSEIETNSATSAIFGKAHSLKPSVKEKLVGSPVRSSEDVSQRVYLYEGLLGRDKGSMWDQLEDAAMETFSISKERSTLWDQMQFWEDAFLDAVMLEREGMGMDQGPQEMIDRYLSLGEHDRKRLEDDEDRLLATLLHNLVSYMLLMKVNKNDIRKKVRRLMGKSHIGLVYSQQINEVLDQLANLNGRDLSIRSSGSRHMKKQTFVVHAGTDTNGDIFFMEVCDDCVVLRSNIGTVYERWWYEKLINMTYCPKTKVLCLWRRNGSETQLNKFYTKKCRELYYCVKDSMERAAARQQSIKPGPELGGEFPVQDMKTGEGGLLQVTLEGINLKFMHNQFLKLKKW; this is encoded by the exons ATGGTGCAAAAGAAGAAGTTCTGTCCTCGGTTACTTGACTATCTAGTGATCGTAGGGGCCAG GCACCCGAGCAGTGACAGTGTGGCCCAGACTCCAGAATTGCTAAGGCGGTACCCGTTAGAGGATCACCCTGAGTTTCCCCTGCCCCCAGATGTCGTGTTCTTCTGCCAGCCAGAGGGCTGTCTGAGTGTGCGGCAGCGGCGCATGAGCCTGCGGGACGACACCTCTTTTGTCTTCACTCTCACCGACAAGGACACTGGAGTCACGCGTTATGGCATCTGTGTTAACTTCTACCGCTCCTTCCAGAAACGCATGCCTAAGGAAAAGGGGGATGCTGGGGCAGGGTCCCGTGGGAAGCAAGGACCCCGTGCCACCTGCGTCTCAGAAGAGGCTGGCACTGAGAACTCAGAGAGTGGCTCGTCCCTGCAGCCTCCCAGTGCTGACTCCACCTCGGACGTGAGCCAGTCTCCTCGGGGCAAACACCGGGCCAAGGCAGGGAGCCGCTCCCGCAACAGCACTCTGACATCGCTGTGTGTGCTCAGCCACTACCCCTTCTTCTCCACCTTCCGAGAGTGTCTGTACACCCTCAAACGCCTGGTGGACTGCTGTAGTGAGCGGCTGCTGGGCAAGAAACTAGGTATCCCTCGAGGCATACAAAG GGACACCATGTGGCGCATCTTTACCGGATCATTGTTAGTAGAAGAGAAGTCAAGTGCCCTTCTGCATGACCTTCGAGAGATTGAGGCCTGGATTTATCGATTGCTGCGCTCCCCAGTACCCGTCTCCGGGCAGAAGCGAGTGGACATTGAGGTCCTACCCCAGGAGCTCCAGCAAGCTCTGACCTTTGCTCTTCCAGACCCCTCTCGATTCACCCTGGTAGATTTCCCACTGCACCTTCCCTTGGAACTTCTGGGTGTGGATGCCTGCCTTCAGGTGCTAACCTGCATCCTATTAGAGCACAAG GTGGTGCTACAGTCCCGAGACTACAACGCACTCTCCATGTCCGTGATGGCATTTGTGGCAATGATCTATCCCTTGGAGTATATGTTTCCTGTTATCCCACTGCTGCCCACCTGCATGGCATCTGCAGAACAG CTGCTGTTGGCTCCAACACCGTACATCATCGGGGTCCCTGCCAGCTTCTTCCTCTATAAATTGGACTTCAAAATGCCTGATGACGTATGGCTAGTGGATCTGGACAGCAACAGG GTGATTGCCCCCACCAATGCAGAAGTGCTGCCTATCCTGCCAGAACCAGAATCATTAGAGttgaaaaaacatttaaagcag GCTCTCGCCAGCATGAGTCTCAACACCCAGCCCATCCTCAATCTGGAGAAATTCCATGAGGGCCAAGAGATCCCTCTTCTCTTGGGAAGGCCTTCTAATGACCTGCAGTCCACACCTTCTACAGAATTCAACCCACTCATCTATGGCAATGATGTGGATTCTGTGGATGTCGCAACCAG AGTGGCCATGGTCCGTTTCTTCAACTCCCCCAACGTGCTGCAGGGCTTTCAGATGCACACACGTACCCTGCGTCTCTTCCCCCGGCCCGTGGTAGCTTTTCAAGCTGGCTCCTTTCTAGCCTCACGTCCCCGGCAGACTCCTTTTGCTGAGAAATTGGCCAGGACTCAGGCTGTGGAGTACTTTGGAGAATGGATCCTCAACCCCACCAACTATGCCTTTCAGCGAATTCACAACA ACATGTTCGATCCAGCCCTGATTGGCGACAAGCCAAAGTGGTACGCCCACCAGCTGCAGCCCATCCACTATCGGGTCTACGACAGCAGCTCCCAGCTGGCTGAGGCGCTGCGCGTGCCGCCAGAGCGCGACTCTGACTCTGACCCTACTGATGACAG TGGCAGTGATAGTATGGATTATGATGACTCAAGCTCTTCTTACTCCTCCCTTGGTGACTTTGTCAGTGAAATGATGAAATGTGACATCAATGGTGATACTCCTA ATGTGGATCCTCTGACACACGCAGCACTGGGGGACGCCAGTGAGGTAGCAATTGATGAGCTGCAAAACCCAAAGGAAGCAGAGGAGCCTGGCCCAGATGGCGAGAACTCTCGGGAAAACCCCCCTCTGCGTTCTAGCTCCAGCACCACCGCCAGCAGTAGCCCCAGCACCATCATCCATGGAGCCACTTCT GAACCTGCCGACTCAACAGAGATGGATGATAAGGCAGCAGTGGGCATCTCCAAGCCCTTCCCCTCTGTGCCTCCCAGCATTGGCAAATCGAACGTGGACAAGCGTCAGGCAGAAATTGGAGAGGGGTCAGTGCGCCGGCGAATCTATGACAATCCATACTTCGAGCCCCAGTATGGCCTTTCCCCTGAGGAAGATGATGAGGAGCAGGGGGAAAGTTACACTCCCCGATTCAGCCAACATGTCAATGGCAATCG GGCTCAAAAGCTGCTGCGGCCCAACAGCTTGAAACTGGCAAGCGACTCAGATGCAGAGTCAGACTCTCGAGCGAGCTCGCCCACCTCCACCGTCTCCAACAACAGCACCGAAGGCTTCGGGGGCATCATGTCTTTCGCCA GCAGCCTCTATCGGAATCACAGCACGAGCTTCAGTCTTTCAAACCTCACCCTGCCTGCCAAAGGTGCCCGAGAGAAGACCACCCCCTTCCCCAGTCTGAAAG TATTTGGGCTAAATACTCTAATGGAGATTGTTACTGAAGCCGGCCCCGGGAGTGGTGAAG gaaacagaaggGCCTTAGTCGACCAGAAGTCATCTGTCATTAAACACAGCCCAACAGTGAAAAGAGAGCCTCCATCACCTCAGGgtcgatccagcaattccag TGAGAACCAGCAGTTCCTGAAGGAGGTGGTGCACAGCGTGCTGGATGGCCAGGGAGTTGGCTGGCTCAACATGAAGAAGGTGCGACGGCTGCTGGAGAGCGAGCAGCTGCGAGTCTTTGTCCTGAGCAAGCTGAATCGCACAGTGCAGTCAGAGGACGATGCCCGGCAGGACATCATCCCAGATGTG GAGATCAGTCGGAAGGTATACAAGGGCATGTTAGACCTGCTCAAGTGCACGGTCCTCAGTCTGGAGCAGTCCTATGCCCACGCAGGTCTGGGAGGCATGGCCAGCATCTTTGGGCTTCTGGAGATCGCCCAGACCCACTACTATAGTAAAG AACCAGACAAGCGGAAGAGGAGTCCAACAGAGAGCATAAACACACCAGTTGGCAAGGACCCTGGCCTGGCTGGGCGGGGAGACGCGAAAGCCATGGCACAGCTGAGAGTTCCCCAGCTGGGGCCCCGGGCATCGAGTGCTCCAGGAAGGAGTCCCAAGGAATTGGACACCAGAAGTTTAAAGGAAGAGAATTTTGTAGCATCTGTTG GGCCTGAAGTAATCAAACCTGTCTTTGACATTGGTGAGACGGAGGAGAAGAAGTCCCAGGTCAGCGCAGACAGTGGTGTGAGCCTGACATCTGGTTCCCAG AGGACTGATCCAGACTCTGTCATCGGTGTGAGTCCAGCTGTTATGATCCGAAGCTCAAGTCAGGACTCTGAAGTTAGCACCGTG gtGAGCAATAGCTCTGGAGAGACCCTTGGGGCGGACAGTGACCTGAGCAGCAACGCAGGTGATGGACCAGGCGGTGAGGGCGGCGCCCACTTGGCGGGCTCTCGGGGCACTTTGTCTGATAGTGAAATTGAAACCAACTCTGCCACCAGCGCCATCTTT GGTAAAGCCCACAGCTTGAAGCCAAGTGTAAAGGAGAAGCTGGTGGGCAGCCCAGTTCGCTCTTCTGAAGATGTAAGCCAGCGAGTCTATCTCTACGAAGGACTCTTAG GAAGGGACAAAGGATCGATGTGGGACCAGTTAGAGGATGCTGCTATGGAGACCTTTTCTATAA GCAAAGAGCGTTCTACTTTGTGGGACCAAATGCAGTTCTGGGAAGATGCGTTCTTAGATGCTGTGATGTTGGAGAGAGAAGGGATGGGTATGGACCAGGGCCCTCAGGAAATGATAGACAG GTACCTGTCCCTGGGAGAGCATGACCGGAAGCGCCTAGAGGATGATGAAGATCGTTTGCTGGCCACACTCTTGCACAACCTCGTCTCCTACATGCTGCTGATGAAG GTAAATAAGAATGACATCCGGAAGAAGGTGAGGCGCCTGATGGGAAAGTCCCACATTGGGCTTGTGTACAGCCAGCAAATCAACGAAGTGCTCGACCAGCTGGCAAACCTG AATGGACGTGATCTCTCTATCCGGTCCAGTGGCAGCCGGCACATGAAGAAGCAGACATTTGTGGTACATGCGGGGACAGACACAAATGGAGACATCTTTTTCATGGAG